The window CCGTTCTAAAAAATAGGCTGTGTTAAAGCTCAATGTTGATTTTTTTGTACAATGTTGATTGGAGTGGAAGGCACGAAGACTCCTGCGGGAGCAGCGGGACAGGTGAGACCCCACAGGCGCTTTAGCGCCGAGGAGGCTCACCGCCCGCCCCGTGGAAAGCGAGTGCCTGGAACCGAAATCAACATTCTAGTTTACCAGAGCCAAAAATAATTAAGGGATGAAACAAATATGAAAATTGCAATAGATGCAATGGGGGGAGACAATGCCCCTAAAGAGATTGTGCTCGGAGCGATGAAGGCAGTAGCACAGTTCCAAGATGTACAAATCACCCTTGTCGGTGATGAAAATAAAATAAAAACCTATTTAACTAACAGTGAACGAATAGAAATCATTCATACTGAGGAAGTTATTTTAGGAACTGATGAACCAGTTAGAGCAGTGCGCCGGAAAAAGAATGCATCAATGGTTCTAACCGCACAACAAGTAGCAGATGGCTTAGCAGATGCCTGCATTTCCGCTGGGAATACAGGAGCACTTGTGGCAGCGGGGCTATTTGTAGTTGGAAGAATTGAGGGGATTGATCGACCTGCATTATCTCCGACGCTTCCAACACTTGGCGGAGAAGGATTTTTGCTTTTAGATGTTGGCGCCAATGCCGATGCCAAACCTGAGCATTTAGTGCAGTATGGGATAATGGGTTCCATCTACTCTGAAAAAGTAAGAGGGATTGCGCAACCGCGTGTTGGGTTACTAAACATCGGGTCAGAGGAGAAAAAAGGAAACGAACTAACAAAAAAGGCATTTGATCTCCTTAAAAACGCTGACATCAATTTTATTGGGAACGTGGAAGCACGAGACCTGTTAGAAGGGGTCGCAGATGTGGTGGTTACCGACGGGTTTACGGGGAATATGGTTTTAAAAACACTTGAGGGCACCGCTCTTTCTGTTTTTAAAATGTTGAAATCAGCCCTCATGAGCAGCTTGAAAACGAAACTAGCAGCGGCTGTTTTAAAACCAAACTTATTAGAACTTAAAAATAAAATGGATTACTCTGAATACGGCGGTGCAGGTCTATTTGGATTGAAGTCGCCAGTTATTAAAGCCCATGGATCTTCTGATGCTAATGCAATTTACAATGCTATTCGTCAAACAAGAGAAATGGTCCAAAAAGACGTGTCAGGATTAATCAAAACTTCAATTGCAAACCTAACAACTACTACCTGAAAAATA of the Bacillus sp. 1NLA3E genome contains:
- the plsX gene encoding phosphate acyltransferase PlsX; its protein translation is MKIAIDAMGGDNAPKEIVLGAMKAVAQFQDVQITLVGDENKIKTYLTNSERIEIIHTEEVILGTDEPVRAVRRKKNASMVLTAQQVADGLADACISAGNTGALVAAGLFVVGRIEGIDRPALSPTLPTLGGEGFLLLDVGANADAKPEHLVQYGIMGSIYSEKVRGIAQPRVGLLNIGSEEKKGNELTKKAFDLLKNADINFIGNVEARDLLEGVADVVVTDGFTGNMVLKTLEGTALSVFKMLKSALMSSLKTKLAAAVLKPNLLELKNKMDYSEYGGAGLFGLKSPVIKAHGSSDANAIYNAIRQTREMVQKDVSGLIKTSIANLTTTT